One genomic window of Pelmatolapia mariae isolate MD_Pm_ZW linkage group LG5, Pm_UMD_F_2, whole genome shotgun sequence includes the following:
- the LOC134627365 gene encoding protein shisa-5-like has product MAPGLSTIVALALYVVLSPCVSAGDDCLAYTGQNFQKCYSGNCCGNCYTRYCCSYDFGRFKEDDQKKCSNNVDSFNSARYEYYTTSSLPMVAGIVGFIIILLIFICCCVCPCCCLYKMCRRPRPVIATTTHTTVVTTTPQRYPQQPTAVPGQSQSYQGMPYQPVPVQPGYPAQSGYPAQPGYPAQSGYPAQPGYPAQPGYPAQSMPTSPYHGQPFTPGPPPSYQEATGPAYPPQPMPYSQAAFTPGQPAYPLKPPTQPQPSVPPSGADFVAQPPYNPDFVAPPP; this is encoded by the exons ATGGCGCCAGGCCTGTCCACTATTGTTGCGTTGGCTTTGTATGTGGTCCTGTCCCCTTGTGTTTCCG CAGGGGACGACTGCCTGGCCTATACTGGCCAAAACTTCCAGAAATGCTATTCAGGAAATTGCTGTGGGAACTGCTATACCAGATATTGTTGTTCATATGATTTTGGTCGTTTTAAAGAAGATGACCAAAAAAAGTG ctccAACAATGTTGATAGCTTCAACAGTGCTAGATATGAGTATTATACTACCAGTTCGTTACCCATGGTGGCTGGTATTGTGGGCTTCATCATCATTCTACTCATCTTCATCTGCTGCTGCGTCTGCCCCTGCTGTTGCCTGTACAAGATGTGCCGCAGACCACGCC CTGTGATAGCGACCACTACCCACACCACAGTGGTCACCACCACGCCTCAGCGTTACCCGCAGCAACCAACTGCAGTACCTGGACAATCTCAGTCCTACCAGGGAATGCCCTACCAGCCAGTACCAGTGCAGCCCGGCTATCCAGCTCAGTCTGGTTATCCAGCTCAGCCCGGCTATCCAGCTCAGTCTGGTTATCCAGCTCAGCCCGGCTATCCAGCTCAGCCCGGCTATCCAGCTCAGTCCATGCCCACATCACCCTACCAtggacaaccattcacaccaggACCACCACCATCTTATCAGGAAGCAA CTGGCCCTGCCTATCCTCCACAACCGATGCCTTACAGCCAGGCTGCGTTCACACCCGGCCAGCCGGCGTACCCGCTGAAGCCTCCGACCCAGCCGCAGCCCAGCGTTCCACCTTCCGGCGCAGACTTCGTAGCCCAGCCTCCATACAACCCAGATTTTGTTGCACCACCACCCTAG